A region of Nerophis ophidion isolate RoL-2023_Sa linkage group LG28, RoL_Noph_v1.0, whole genome shotgun sequence DNA encodes the following proteins:
- the LOC133544929 gene encoding zinc finger protein OZF-like, whose amino-acid sequence MEEPLWWCRSLVVVPSEEEHSISQEGDHLEVDHLELRVEFPVTGVPVESKDDEVKGEGEKRGGAEPPSSSSTQHMTTEADGDHCGGSQADKLLAPLSDSEDTTSHSPDTDDEDSKDDKTCHTDNTHLRCSLCDKTFKYHCRLKIHMRTHTGKKPFSCSICGLSFTRKEHMKEHTRTRRVEKNYVCHVCDSRYIRSKGLKEHLKRHTGENLLKCSVCNSSFVQGEHLKRHMRTHTGEKPFTCSLCSKSFAQSQILKVHMRTHTGEKPFSCSTCGSSFTRNEYLKVHMRTHTGEKPFFCSDCGKGFTKKNVLNVHLLIHTGEKPFTCSICGKSFTHCQSLKKHTLLHTGEKPFTCSICSKGFVQSNTLKVHMKTHTGENPFSCFVCGKGFAQSQNLKKHTRTHTGEKSHSCSICNMSFCERSTLRHEKTPRRESVELQCVW is encoded by the coding sequence aggaggaacacagcatcagtcaagaGGGAGATCATCTTGAAGTGGATCATCTTGAACTGCGagtggagttcccagtgactggtgtccctgtggaGAGtaaagatgatgaggtcaaaggtgaaggtGAGAAGAGGGGaggggcggagcctccaagcagcagctcaacacaacacatgacaacagaagctgatggagaccactgtggaggatcacaagcagacaagctcttagctccactatcagatagtgaggacacaacgtcacactctcctgacactgatgatgaagactctaaagatgataagacatgtcacactgacaacactcacttgagatgttctctctgtgacaaaacctttaaataccattgtcgtctgaaaatacacatgagaacacacactggaaagaaacctttttcttgttcaatctgtggcttaTCTTTTACAAGGAAGGAACATATGAAAGAGCACACAAGAACACGTAGAGTAGAAAAAAAttatgtgtgtcatgtgtgtgatTCAAGGTATATACGAAGTAAAGGTTTGAAAGAACACCTGAAAAGACACACTGGGGAAAACCTTCTTAAGTGTTCTGTGTGTAATTCAAGTTTTGTCCAAGgtgaacatttgaaaagacacatgagaacacacacaggagaaaaaccttttacctgttcactctgtagtaaaagttttgcacaaagtcaaattttgaaagtacacatgagaacacacactggtgaaaaacctttttcctgttcaacctgtggctCATCTTTTACAAGGAATGaatatttgaaagtgcacatgagaacacacactggtgaaaaaccttttttctgTTCAgactgtggtaaaggttttacaaaaaaaaacgtgttaaACGTACACCTGCTaatacatactggagaaaaaccttttacctgttcaatatgtggtaaaagttttacacactgtcagagtttgaaaaaacacacacttttacacaccggtgaaaaaccttttacctgttcaatctgtagtaaaggttttgtacaaagtaacactttgaaagtacacatgaaaacacacactggtgaaaacccGTTTTCCTGTTTcgtatgtggtaaaggttttgcacaaagtcaaaatttaaaaaagcacacaagaacacacactggtgaaaaatcacattcatgTTCGATCTGCAACATGAGCTTTTGTGAACGATCAACCCTTagacatgagaagacacccaggagagaaagtgttgagttgcagtgtgtgtggtga